The region ctctgtccctccctctttaACCCCtgtcttttttctgtctttttgtgtCGGTTTGggtatctgtctgtctactggTCTTtgttgtgtctctgtatgtctttctgtgtgtttttctctgtccGTCTTTCAATCTGTCTCAGtatgtttgttgtttctttgtctgtttctgtgtctgtctttatttgtctgtttgtttcactaactgtctctctttccctttccccATCTCCTTGTGATGCCCTGAAGTTCGTCAGACTAATTTCTCTGGGGtaaaatataacacacacaccccaggaATTCATAAAAGGAATCCTATTTATTTTTAGCTCAGACACACATACTTTACATactcacacaaatacacacacactggccaaaACACAAACCATAAAAGATCACTGTAGATTAATGAGAGGTAATTTTGGTGTTTTTTAAATGGTGTTCACCTCTCCTTACTCTTCTTTCTCATTGCGTttctttgcttttgtttttcctttaaacTCTCCTGTATTGTTAAACAAAACCTACTATGATAGATCGTTATTATGCTAATGTGCCTCATTAGCATAAACCATAATGTAGTGAATATGTAAATGAAGGGTGTAATATATGCAAGGCTGCAGGGGGAGGAATTCTCCTATCTTCTGTTTATCGTCTATTACTACACACCTCTGTACCCCCTGTTCATTCCTCCCTCTATTCTGTCCTTTTCTCCAACCTCCATCTTGTCACACACACCTTCTTTCCCATTCACCTTTCTCAAGCCTTGATATGTTTGTGTCCTTCTTTCTCTACCATCCTGCCCCCTAACAATCTTCCCCTCtctactctcctctctctctccctcttgacTACTATATTCTCTCTCTACTATATTCTCTCTCTTCAATATCCTCTTTTTTCCCCCATCTATCTCTctataattctctctctctttttcgtTTTCCTCTTTCCAGCCCTTCCTTCCATCAAAGCATCCAGAGGTGGATGCTCTCTCATCTTCaacctctctgttctctcttctgCTCTCATCATGCACACTTCCTCTTTATTTCGGCACTCGAAACATCCCTGCAGTGATCCACAAAACCAACAGCTGCATGTTTGATCAGGCTCTGGAATATGAACACTGAATAATGAGCCCAACCTCCACTGTATGTTTCTCTGTGCGTGTATGATAATGTTTTTGCTTCTAAAAGCATGTGTATTCCTCTAATCTTACTATGCTGTTCACGTAGATGGCAGAGTTTGTTGCTATGGCTGTTGCTATAGAGCTAGGTGGTCCCGTCAAGCACACATCACAGCCAGACTCCTGTGACACCTGCCAGTGGAGTGATGAGttctccctgtttctcctcaCCTCCATTAACCCCTCAGCCTTGTCCCTCTGCTCTCTACCAGCTGATTCACTTAATGCTTCTAATGAGCTATCGACCAGCGTGGGaaaacagagaggcagagaaacagagtCAGAAGGGAGAGAGCAACATAGAGGACAGGGAAACGGGAAAGGCTTTGCCATCAGAATGGTGCCGCATGGTGGTGACACGGTTAAGATTACGTGTTTATGTACCCTAACCGTGTTATTGCTTATTGTGAAAACGTTTTAGTTTGCCCTCCCGCAGTGGGGGAAGAGGGAGCAGTCGTgtgtacgtctgtgtgtgtgtgtgtgtgtacgtctgtgtgtgtgtgtgtgtcagtatgtaaGCGTGtgctcccctcacctccccctcaTGTTAGTATATTTTGGATAGCAGACCTCCCTAATGTAATAACTGTGTCTGCATGTCTGATTTACACCAAGAGAGAGCACATAGCCTGTGGttaattactgtgtgtgtgtgtgtgtgggggggggggggtgtacgtGCGTGAGCATGTGTGTCAGAATGATTTATGAGTTACAAATAGCTATTCCAGTGGCCCGTTTCTCCTCACTTAGTTTTTAATATGTCTTTCCATTAATTCTCCTTGAAATGTTATGATGGTTTTCTAGAGGTGTGGGTGTGTTAAGGAGACACTTTGGACACACGCCTGGTCCAGGACAGACTTGGAGTAGGCCACAGCGGAAACACCATTTTCCACTCATTTACGATTTATGTCTCTCaatttcctttctctctccttttctcagtTCACTTCTTATCTGCAGTCAttacctccctttctctctctttatcactCAGACTGTATGTAGCTAACTTGGCATTCAAATCAGATATTAAATGATAGCATGTAACACCAGACGAAAACTGTAGGTCAAAGTGTTGGTCTATTCACTGATCTGTCTGTAAGTGGGAGACTGAGAGAATCCAGCTAATCTCCCCTGTTCTCTATTGATCACACACTTAGAGACGACATACTCTGTCTAAACACTATTGATCTCTCTCAGCTTGCACTCTCTCTTCTCACTTGCTCTCTTGCTAGCTTTCCTTCTCTTTCGCATTCCTTCCATAGCATATGAGGATCACGAGAGAATAAATTAAGGCCATTGATGAAAGTCGCGGGAGATGTGATAGGATTTCTACAATTGCAAAAGATGGTCATGAAGATTTGTCTTCTGTGTGGGGCGGAGACCTGTGATGGGAGACTATTGCCGTTTATATCTTTTGCTTGTTTGCCCTCTACTGGTTAAACATTCGCTTCGCATCGGAGGTAATAACAAAACAGCGTGGAACTGAGCTTGTAAACTGGCGTTCAGCTTATGTACGTTTCGCTTTGAAGCCAATTCGAATTTATTTGGaactaataacattttaatatattttcatggaTGATTAAGACTCCACTTTGGTATTTTACAGGACCTGTTACGCATTGGGTGGTGGATTGGTATTTGCCAGCATGCCTGGATCAGTTGCAGAGAACCCGATTCGTTCCAGGTTCGTCAGATGCTGAGCAAGAAGCTGTTGGGAGAAAGGATGTGAGGGCTTCTGCCTCTGTGTCTTTAGGACACAATAATATCTAGACTCAGTTCCTGCCGTTTATCAGGCCCGATAAGTCTACACACACCCTCATCTCCACCTATTTGGAATAGCCGGGTTCTTTAGGAATTACGTGAGTATCCTCAAATAGTTCTTGTCTGTACTCGAGTTATACATTTTAGCGGAATTTGCTAGAAACAAGTCACCAACAGACAATACTTCTAAAATGGGTCGACCCAGTGAATATGGGCTTTGACAGTCCAAAAGTATCATACCCTCAAACAATTTTGAATTCTTTATTAACCAGATGTCACATTGAGATTCAAGAAACGAGTGTACATATTAGACACAACACAACATTAAAACTATTGATGGCCTTAATAGTTCAAGTTCATGAGAAAGTTGAGAAGAACTAGTAGTGTAGTTTGAAAGttgcattttgttaatgttcagCTTTTGTCCCGAGAGTCAAGCACAGAGACTACTTTCAACATCGAAACATTTTGAAGTATACATTATGACCGTTGTCTGTTACAGGATGTGGATGATGACTTGGAGGTCACTGGCCTTCCCTGGGCTCCAAACACAAAGTACACAGTAACTCTCTCGCACAACCCAGATATTGGTTTCCGTATCCCACTTCATGAGTTGTTGTCAGCAGAAACCTGGTCTAGGGGATCCCCTAGACATGCCCCATTCACCCCCTTCACCTTCTTGGGGCACAGTGACTGCCCTCTGGAGTGGCTGGGACTGGCACATATAACATATCTCATAGTTACCATAACCTTCCAATAACTTCACCATAATTAACAATCTCATCATAGAGTTATCATACCCTTACCAGAGCCATAACCTTACAATAGTTACCATAGCCTTACCAAAGCCATAACCTTACAATAGTTACCATAAAGTTATGATAGTTACCCTAATCTAATCATTGTATCCTATTATAGTTACAATAATCTTACCATTGTTACTATAACATTACCATATTTACAATAATCGTGTTGTAGGCCATAACCTTACCTCTATCTCTTTCTATGTATTGACCAGTTGGTGTTAAATCCCTTCATCCCTGTACACACTAGCCAGACCATAGCCTCTCCCTAGGTATGGTTCTATGCCCGTCCTACCCAGATCCAGTGAGGCGGAGCCACTCGTTCTGTCACCACACAGGTTGTGTTGAGGAGCAATTAGAGTCTCCGGACCACCACTCTTGGTATGACCTGGTCCCCATGCCCCCACTATGCGCCTGAGGCTCTGGGTCAatgttgtttcatttatttccttGGCTACATGGCTGTTTGTAATCAAGTTTAACACATTTTGCTATATTAAGGAACGCCTTCCCTTCAACCGAGGATACTGGTGTTCAACACAGGTGGTCGGTTCCTGCCTGTCACCACATGTATAGAGTTGAAGCATCAGATGGTGCTGGCATCAGGGGCTGTCCTGAGGGGCTGCATGAGCTGCAGGCAGGATGACACCAGTGAACTAGACTtcagtagtgatggccatttgaggcctcattagcgttattttagcagcaggatattatgctggcagcactctgATTTTTTAAATCACGTTTAAAAGctatcattgaaatgtataaggcaataaagttaacaatctagtctctgaaaaagaacagacaagaataacattggaacggacattaaacagaaaatgtacagactagattgttaactatattaccttatatatttcaatgatggcttttgttttgaaaaagaaaatctgagatGGTACcactagcataatatcctgttgctagtagaacggtaatgaagcctggaatggccatcactagacTTCAGTGTGATGAATGAGGAGGCGAAGAGCGGGGAGAGATAGGAGAAACCAGAAGATGGAGACCTTGCGTACCAGGGATGTGGAAGGAGGCGTACCTCCACCACCGAAGGGTGCACTTGCCCAAAGGTGTTTTGAAATGCTTAGAAAATATGCAATGTAAAAGAAACGTGCATCATCAACAATTAGGAATGTCTGCTGTAGTCTATccgaaaacattgttttaaaactgaATTTCTCCCCGATTCTGTTACAAGCTGATCCAACACATGCGTTTTCCAGGTCACCCAGAGAAAAATCTGGGACACTGATATTTCCACCACTAAACATGACCCAGATCAAAGGTTAGATGTTCTGGATGACAGCTGCTACAAGCCCTTAATAACTGCAGTCAGTGTGTGCTGctttcaaaaacaacaacacttaaGTGAACTCAACATAAGTGCAGATCCTTTTAAATTAAAGGATCTGCacttaacattatttaataatctTTCCACACTTTCCATCATGGACTAAATAGATGACTCAGTGAAAGTAGTTAAAGATAAACCACTAAAACCCATGACACAAGGAAGTGtgagtgttttatttctacatCTCAtcttcagtgccagtgcatgCTGTACACGCAGAGGCACAAACAAACAGTAGAAACCAGCCTCCTCCAAATCCAAAGTGCTCTGTTAATCCCTTCCCCTGTGAGGTGGACTGATCAAGACCTCTATATTTGACAGTGATTGTCTGAGGACTGTTCTTCCCAATAGAGTTTAGTCTCCTGTTCCTCACCACGAGCCCTTAAGGTGAACACTGGGGATGAATCTTAAACGTCTCCCTCAAGCCCCCCGACTCCTCAAATCAGAGACATAAACCTCGGATGATTTAAAGAGCAGGTGGAGGACGTGAGGAAGTGAGGTTACGACATGAGATTCATCCAGAGGCTGTATCAGGACTTACTGGACAGTGTCACTCTACTTCAGCCATGTACATTACCATGCCACCTATGTAAGACACTTGCCATTACACATTACAATACGCTAAGGACTCCTAACATTCAGAGCACAACACAGGCGGGTCAATGCGGATGAGCTCTGCAGCTCCTCTGGCGTTTCTGGTGTAGCATCACAACTTCCTCTGGTAGTGATTGACAGGCAGGCGTGGGGGGGACGGGTGGGGTGTTAACGTTATTCCTAGACCGCGTTAATCCTCCATGGATCTGATGTATCTCTCATAGGCCTTTTCATCCATAAGGGCGTCCAGCTCCTCTGGTTTGGCAATGGTCATCTTCATCAGCCAGCCTGTTCCAGCAGGGGTTAGAGGTCAAAGGTGAAGGCTTAGCAGTCACAATCCCTTTTTTGTGAAAGAGCGCTTTAAAAACATTCAGTTGCACAAAGGGATGTAAAAATACAAGACCACACATATGCTTTAAAATAGTCATTGTGTATGCATCTGTGCACTCACCATCTTTGTAGCAGGACTTGTTGATGAGCCCTGGTTTATCTGCCAGGAGTTGGTTGACCTCCATGACTTCACCGGTCAGAGGAGAGTACAGCTCACTGGCTGCCTTCACACTCTCCAACGCTCCAAACTCatctagaaaaaaaataagccCAGGTCACAAATAGATCCTGAAGAAAGCATCGGTGGCAAGTAAGCCAAGGAGATCCGAATTGTATTGCCCTTCTCAAGTCTGTAGAATGGCAACTGCTCCTTACCAGCCTGTGCCAGCTGGGTGCCAACCTCTGGTAGTCCACAGTACACCACATCTCCCAGAGCTTCCTGCAGGACACAGATTTaggttacatttacatttattttgccgCTTAAATAAGTTAACAACTCCTGAAGGTCATAGCAGTCTACGGGGTCCATGTGCTATGGTGCCAGCTGACTTTATGgctgagtgagcagtgtgatgtGAAGCAGCATGGTTCGGACGGACGTTCTTCAGAAGTTGCATATCTTGTAACTAAAACTCACTCTCGAGCCCACTTGGTTGCTGCAATGAAACAGGGCCCTAGTCATGAaaattacaatatgaaatgtgtgCGTGTAACAAACACAAGCACCGTCGTGATCCAGAATGTATTGGAGAAGCCATAAATACTGGATGAGTAAGCACTAGAGGGTGTTATGTTAGTAACAACTTGAATAATGTGTAGTTATGTGGAAACATGCGGTCGTGCAAACAACTCACCTGAGCAAAGTTGCTGATTCCAACCGTCCCTAACCCTCCCTCTACTCGTATCCATTCGTGTTTGTCTGTGAATTTAAGAGCTGTGGAATTCAGGAAAGGTACAATTAATTCCCGTGTATATCAAAGAAGACACAAACCTAAAAACAATTATCAGTGAGTATACGTAATATCTATTACACGTGAAGCAAGCAACGTTATGCCCCTGCCATGAAAATCAAGCAGAACGTCCTTATTATtaactttgctagctagcttatTAGCTAGCTGACTAGCACGCTAGGAGGTCCATAAGCTAAGCAGCTACCTGATGGGAGTTGAGTGGCAGTGGACAGAGTCCGTAGTAAATATGGCCTAGATACCAGCCGAGTAGGAGGTAGCTGTGCTGAACGTGAGAGCAAAGATAGGGCAGAAGTAAAGTTGGAGGACAAGCAACGTAGCATCACACATGCAGCCATTTTCCTCTGTTTTTATGACTGTAGTTACAGTCGCGTGTTTTTAGACGTCATCGTCACAATTTGGGGCGCGTTCATCAAAGCACAACGTTGCGGAAACGTTCAGGTACTAGACTTGTGTATATAGAAAAGTAGCTATTTTCACCAGTATATAGTTTCTAGAGaatacgttttattttttttaaatatggttGACAAATGAATTAGACAACCAAGTACATGATTAGAAGAGAGAAGCTTCAGGTGAGCAGtagctgggagagagagaaagttaaTAATACTGGAGAAAAAAGAGAATGGTAGAGAGAGACTAAGGGGCTTTCTTTCGTCCAAACACTGTAACAAGCAGTATTCAACTGCAGATGATGGTTCTGAGAGCTTGCTTGACAACTCCATCTGAAATCTTTTGCTGCTCTGTGTTCAGTCTGAGACTTCAGTCTGAGACTTCCATAGTTAAAGTTGTTTGAGTGAACCTCAAAATGAGtgatgtaaaaaacaacaacaactttgCATAATCTCTAACCAATATTTAAGATAACTACACACTATTCTAAACATGGCTTTACCTGCATATTTTCTGGCACTAGCCCCGCCAATTCAGTATCTTCGACATATCATATATGTAAAATTGTTTTGGTGATGTACAAATCATCATATAAATGCTCAGAATCCAGACTACCTGCAGAGGAGGAACTATAGTATGTGAATGTGGTGTAGTGTTTGGCTGAAGTGAGGGGTTTGGGTAACTATGCATTAGGGTTTAGTTTAGGTTGCCTGTCCACACAAAACAGTGAGAGACTGGtaacattcacacatttacattttttgataACTggagcaataaaaaaataatattatctCCTTActttaaccttaacctaaaccttaccttaaccttggtaacctaacctttatcctTAACTTCAACTAGTccctaacctagccctaac is a window of Esox lucius isolate fEsoLuc1 chromosome 19, fEsoLuc1.pri, whole genome shotgun sequence DNA encoding:
- the gcsha gene encoding glycine cleavage system protein H (aminomethyl carrier), a, with the translated sequence MAACVMLRCLSSNFTSALSLLSRSAQLPPTRLVSRPYLLRTLSTATQLPSALKFTDKHEWIRVEGGLGTVGISNFAQEALGDVVYCGLPEVGTQLAQADEFGALESVKAASELYSPLTGEVMEVNQLLADKPGLINKSCYKDGWLMKMTIAKPEELDALMDEKAYERYIRSMED